GCATGATTCTCGTCGAGGCAGGGAGAACAGAATCGGGGAGAGTCCCTTCATTCGAAGTACTGTCGGTTGTGCTCGAAAGCACATCAGCAATAAGCACCTTGCCCGCTGGTCTGGCAAGCACCCACGACGGATCATCGTCGGCATCGCGCGTCTCCACCCGACGGACCAGTTCGGCCCGCTCGAAACGTTCCAGCATCAACGTGCAGACATCGTTCGGCATTGACAGGCGCTGGGCTGCTTCTTCAGCATCAACAGCATTTCCAACCTCGAAGCGTTCCGCCAGCAGCACCGCGAGATCGATCGACCGCGACGCATCCACAACGGACGGCCCGGACTGATTGTCAGACACGCTGCTGCGCGATGATGACGCGTACTGCAAGCCGTAACTCACTTGCAATCCAAACAGCACGACCAGCCACGTCAAGTACACCCACAGAATGAACAATGGCACGATCGCAATTGATCCATAAATGTACTGGTACGACGTCGAGAACGAGAGATAGCGCGTGAACCCCCACTTGCCCGCTTCCCAAAGCACCGCTGCAACAACCGCACCAATAACAGCGGGCCCGAACGGCACGCGCACGTTCGGAATCGTCTTATAGGTAAACAGCAGCAGCGCGCTGGAGATCGCAACCGTCGTCAGATATCCGAGCAATCCAAATGCGAATCCCTGTCTACTGAACACGCCATCCTCAGCAGCAAAGCTGTTGAGAAGGTTGGTGAACGTCTGCCCAACATAAAAACTGGCAACAAGGAATATCACGCCAAGCGTCAGGACAGACCAGTACTGCGTCACACGACGCACCCACGACCTGCCCCGTTGCGCGTGATAGATCTGATTGAATGCGCGTTCGAGTTCCACAAGCATCGAAATCGCCGCGTAAACCAACAACAGTACACCGAACCCACCGATCGCACCGAATGGAATTTTCGCAAAGTGCGCAAGAATACCGTCAATCACTGAGTCAATGGATGTCTGGGAAAGCTCAGCGTTCTCAGGTTCTGTTCCTTGTGTCTCAAGCAGTTCCGCTCCAGGCTCATACGACACTTCGCCCGGAGGAGACATGAAACTGAACGTCCGTGCGGCACGATCTTCCGGGATCAGATCGAGCGTCTTTCTACTTGCTCCAGAGTCAACCTCAACCAAGGGTCGCAATCCCAGAAAGTCGACCGCGCTGTTCATGCGATTGCGCAACTCGGTCTCGTCGACGATGAGTAGTCTCAGCACAACCAAGCCAATGATGATGACCGGCACAAGAGCAAAGATAGTGCGGTAGGCAAGCGCAGCTGCCATCTGCGGCAGACGGGACTTATAAAGCCCACGCGCGGCTTGCACCGCAACCGGACCGAACTGATGTGAGAGTTTTCTGACCGATTCGAGCACGGGATGTCCTA
Above is a genomic segment from Phycisphaeraceae bacterium containing:
- a CDS encoding YihY/virulence factor BrkB family protein, which encodes MLESVRKLSHQFGPVAVQAARGLYKSRLPQMAAALAYRTIFALVPVIIIGLVVLRLLIVDETELRNRMNSAVDFLGLRPLVEVDSGASRKTLDLIPEDRAARTFSFMSPPGEVSYEPGAELLETQGTEPENAELSQTSIDSVIDGILAHFAKIPFGAIGGFGVLLLVYAAISMLVELERAFNQIYHAQRGRSWVRRVTQYWSVLTLGVIFLVASFYVGQTFTNLLNSFAAEDGVFSRQGFAFGLLGYLTTVAISSALLLFTYKTIPNVRVPFGPAVIGAVVAAVLWEAGKWGFTRYLSFSTSYQYIYGSIAIVPLFILWVYLTWLVVLFGLQVSYGLQYASSSRSSVSDNQSGPSVVDASRSIDLAVLLAERFEVGNAVDAEEAAQRLSMPNDVCTLMLERFERAELVRRVETRDADDDPSWVLARPAGKVLIADVLSSTTDSTSNEGTLPDSVLPASTRIMRSMRDAIAGKTIADCLHREEVPRDTQPTAASQPGGEPVPAS